The Pseudomonas sp. FP2309 genome has a window encoding:
- a CDS encoding peptidase U32 family protein, with product MQLVCPAGNLPALKAAVRQGADAVYVGFRDDTNARHFTGLNMDDKQFDAAVAHIRQHQRKLYVAVNTYPQPKIWSRWQRAVDRAADHGVDALIAADPGVLGYAAARHPQMALHLSVQGSATHATALKFYAERYGIRRAVLPRVLSLAQVRQVAASSPVPIEVFGFGSLCIMAEGRCHLSSYITGESPNLCGVCSPAKAVRWSDDADGLSARLSEVLIDRYTPDEPAGYPTLCKGRFLVGGKRFHALEEPTSLDTLDLLPELSAIGVAAVKIEGRQRSPAYVEQVTRVWRAALDAYRSAPASFVVQAPWRQVLAGLSEGSQTTLGAYHRAWQ from the coding sequence ATGCAACTGGTCTGCCCGGCAGGTAACCTGCCCGCCCTCAAAGCCGCGGTGCGCCAAGGCGCCGATGCGGTGTACGTGGGGTTTCGCGATGACACCAATGCCCGGCATTTCACCGGGCTGAACATGGACGACAAGCAGTTCGATGCGGCCGTCGCTCATATCCGCCAGCACCAGCGCAAGCTGTATGTGGCGGTCAATACCTACCCGCAGCCGAAGATCTGGTCGCGTTGGCAACGCGCCGTGGATCGCGCCGCTGACCATGGCGTGGACGCGCTGATCGCCGCCGACCCCGGTGTGCTGGGCTACGCCGCCGCGCGTCATCCGCAGATGGCCTTGCACCTGTCGGTGCAGGGCTCGGCCACCCATGCGACGGCGCTTAAGTTCTACGCCGAGCGCTACGGTATTCGCCGTGCGGTGTTGCCGCGGGTGTTATCCCTGGCGCAGGTCCGGCAGGTCGCGGCGAGCAGCCCGGTGCCGATTGAAGTGTTTGGCTTCGGCAGCCTGTGCATCATGGCCGAAGGGCGTTGTCACCTGTCGTCCTATATCACTGGTGAGTCGCCCAACCTGTGTGGCGTGTGTTCACCGGCCAAGGCGGTGCGCTGGAGCGACGACGCCGACGGCCTCAGTGCGCGCCTGAGTGAAGTGCTGATCGACCGCTACACCCCCGATGAACCTGCGGGTTACCCGACCCTGTGCAAGGGGCGTTTCCTGGTGGGCGGCAAGCGTTTCCACGCGCTGGAAGAGCCCACCAGCCTCGACACCCTGGACCTGCTGCCCGAACTCAGCGCCATTGGCGTGGCAGCGGTGAAAATCGAAGGCCGCCAGCGCAGCCCGGCCTACGTGGAACAAGTCACCCGTGTGTGGCGCGCGGCGCTCGACGCTTACCGCAGCGCCCCGGCCAGTTTTGTGGTGCAGGCGCCATGGCGGCAGGTGCTCGCCGGGCTTTCCGAAGGCAGCCAGACCACCCTGGGTGCCTACCACCGTGCATGGCAGTGA
- a CDS encoding U32 family peptidase: MKLSLGPVLFYWDKEHLGRFYADMAGLPLDVIYLGETVCSKRRAFSLDHWLGLGRELQACSSAQIVLSSLTLIEAASELSSLRRLCDNGEFWVEANDMGAVQLLIERNLPFVGGPALNLYNGHALVQLLDAGLQRWVPPVECSHALIADVLEQVGKLGRPLPEVEIFAYGHLPLAYSARCFTARAENRPKDDCRFCCLNYPDGMALSSQEGQPLFTLNGVQTLSAEVTNLLADYPALVSGGADLLRLSPRAEGMAEVVRAFDQVRHGATPPLFVEGCNGYWHGQAGMLRVEEVGLC; the protein is encoded by the coding sequence ATGAAACTCAGCCTCGGACCGGTGCTGTTTTATTGGGACAAGGAACATCTGGGACGCTTCTACGCCGACATGGCCGGCTTGCCCCTGGACGTGATTTACCTGGGCGAAACCGTGTGCTCAAAGCGCCGTGCGTTTTCCCTCGATCATTGGCTGGGCCTGGGCCGTGAATTGCAGGCGTGCAGCTCGGCGCAGATCGTGCTGTCGAGCCTGACCCTGATCGAAGCCGCTTCGGAACTCTCCAGCCTGCGGCGCCTGTGCGACAACGGTGAGTTTTGGGTGGAAGCCAACGACATGGGCGCGGTACAGCTGCTGATCGAACGCAACCTGCCGTTCGTCGGCGGGCCGGCACTCAACCTCTATAACGGTCACGCCCTGGTGCAACTGCTCGATGCCGGCCTGCAACGATGGGTGCCGCCGGTGGAGTGCTCCCACGCGCTGATCGCCGATGTACTGGAGCAAGTGGGCAAGTTGGGCCGACCGCTGCCCGAGGTGGAAATCTTCGCCTATGGCCATCTGCCCCTGGCCTATTCGGCGCGCTGCTTTACCGCCCGCGCGGAAAACCGGCCCAAGGATGACTGCCGGTTCTGTTGCCTCAACTACCCCGACGGCATGGCCTTGAGCAGCCAGGAGGGGCAGCCACTGTTCACCTTGAATGGCGTACAAACCCTGTCGGCCGAAGTCACCAACTTGCTCGCCGATTACCCCGCGTTGGTCAGTGGCGGCGCCGACCTGCTGCGCCTGAGCCCACGGGCCGAAGGTATGGCCGAGGTGGTGCGCGCCTTCGACCAGGTGCGCCACGGCGCCACGCCACCGCTGTTTGTCGAAGGATGCAACGGCTACTGGCACGGTCAGGCCGGCATGTTGCGGGTCGAGGAGGTGGGCCTTTGCTGA
- a CDS encoding SCP2 domain-containing protein — MLKRKAWLLKSADRVLPLIRRVPFAVQRLALQQALNHCLAEPLRDGGFDLLRGRWLCLRIPDLGLCWYLTLARDGLRIAQQATAQVTISGNWREFLLLASRQEDPDTLFFRRRLVIEGDTELGLGVKNLIDSLDPDVLPGWLWRGLERAGRGLAV, encoded by the coding sequence TTGCTGAAGCGTAAAGCGTGGCTGCTCAAGAGCGCCGACCGTGTGCTGCCGCTGATTCGCCGTGTGCCGTTCGCGGTGCAACGCCTGGCCCTGCAGCAGGCGCTCAACCATTGCCTGGCCGAACCCTTGCGCGATGGCGGCTTTGACCTGCTGCGTGGGCGTTGGCTGTGTTTGCGTATCCCTGACCTGGGCTTGTGCTGGTACCTGACGCTCGCGCGGGACGGCTTGCGCATTGCGCAGCAGGCCACGGCTCAGGTGACGATCAGCGGCAATTGGCGCGAGTTCCTGTTGCTGGCCAGTCGGCAGGAAGACCCGGACACCTTGTTCTTCCGTCGGCGCCTGGTGATTGAGGGGGACACGGAACTGGGGTTGGGAGTGAAGAACTTGATCGATAGCCTTGACCCTGACGTGTTGCCTGGCTGGTTGTGGCGCGGTCTGGAGCGGGCAGGGCGGGGCCTGGCAGTCTGA
- a CDS encoding NUDIX hydrolase, with protein MKIRATVICEHEGHILFVRKARSKWALPGGKVERDERPVGAAERELEEETGLNVDGLLYLQELKARDTLHHVFEASVINIDDARPCNEIVDCQWHAYGALDQLETTDATRHIVKSFLRRL; from the coding sequence ATGAAAATCAGGGCAACGGTCATTTGCGAACACGAGGGGCATATCCTCTTCGTGCGCAAGGCCAGATCGAAATGGGCCTTGCCGGGCGGCAAGGTCGAACGCGACGAACGTCCGGTGGGCGCCGCCGAACGCGAGCTGGAAGAAGAAACCGGATTGAACGTCGACGGGCTGCTGTACCTGCAGGAGCTGAAAGCGCGCGACACGCTGCATCACGTGTTCGAGGCCTCGGTGATCAATATCGACGACGCGCGCCCGTGCAACGAAATCGTCGACTGTCAATGGCACGCCTATGGCGCCCTGGACCAACTGGAGACCACCGACGCCACCCGGCACATCGTCAAGTCCTTTCTGCGCCGCCTCTAG
- a CDS encoding Gfo/Idh/MocA family protein codes for MNTVRWGMIGCGSVTELKSGPAFYKAPGSALVAVMGRREAAVRDYAARHGISRFYTDAQALIDDPQVDAVYIATPPDSHLEYSLMVAAAGKHCCVEKPMALNAEQSALMQRTFERAGLHLFVSYYRRSLPRFQQVRDWLRDGRIGELRHLTWTLCKPPGADDASAANWRTDPQIAGGGYFADLASHGFDLFQYLAGDIVEVSGFTARQAGRYAAEDAVTACWTFSSGALGMGCWNFVADRREDRVELVGSRGRIQFSVFEDQPLYLEGETAEVLDVPCHAHIQWHHVLAMNAHIRGEAEHPSLAIEALKTDRILDKVLQRNPFHPG; via the coding sequence ATGAACACCGTACGCTGGGGGATGATCGGCTGTGGCAGTGTCACTGAGTTAAAGAGTGGACCCGCTTTCTACAAAGCGCCAGGTTCGGCCCTGGTGGCCGTGATGGGGCGCCGTGAAGCGGCGGTGCGCGATTATGCGGCACGCCACGGTATCTCGCGCTTTTACACCGATGCCCAAGCCCTGATAGACGACCCGCAGGTGGACGCGGTGTACATCGCCACACCGCCCGACAGCCACTTGGAATACAGCCTCATGGTGGCTGCGGCCGGCAAGCATTGCTGCGTCGAGAAACCCATGGCGCTGAACGCCGAGCAGAGCGCCTTGATGCAACGCACGTTCGAGCGTGCCGGGCTGCACCTGTTCGTGTCCTATTACCGGCGTTCGCTGCCACGTTTTCAGCAAGTGCGCGACTGGCTGCGGGACGGGCGCATCGGCGAGCTGCGCCACCTCACCTGGACCTTGTGCAAACCGCCGGGCGCCGACGATGCCAGCGCCGCCAACTGGCGTACCGATCCGCAAATTGCCGGCGGCGGCTATTTTGCCGACCTGGCCAGCCATGGTTTTGACCTGTTCCAGTACCTGGCCGGGGACATCGTTGAAGTCTCGGGTTTTACCGCGCGCCAGGCCGGGCGCTATGCCGCTGAAGATGCGGTGACCGCCTGCTGGACGTTCAGCAGCGGCGCACTCGGCATGGGCTGCTGGAATTTCGTCGCGGATCGGCGCGAGGATCGGGTCGAGTTGGTCGGCAGTCGAGGGCGCATCCAATTCTCGGTCTTCGAAGACCAGCCGCTGTACCTCGAAGGCGAGACCGCTGAAGTGCTCGACGTGCCCTGCCACGCGCATATCCAATGGCACCACGTGTTGGCCATGAACGCGCATATCCGGGGTGAGGCCGAGCATCCGTCGCTGGCGATCGAGGCACTGAAGACCGATCGGATCCTCGACAAGGTGCTGCAACGTAACCCCTTTCATCCCGGTTAG
- a CDS encoding ribonuclease T2: protein MKYWIALWLVIATSAMAAPRQQGTPGQFDFYVLSLSWSPTFCLTHPNNEQCSGKGYGFVLHGLWPQYARGGWPASCDAQSRLSPEALDKGAALFPTRSLLKHEWAKHGTCSGLEPLAYLEKTDAALGAVVIPQQLQPFNTPPSLPAREIEALFRQSNPRMGNHGLAVICKGKVLSEVRVCLTKDLAFAGCPRSVKTQCREGDIRIPAQR from the coding sequence ATGAAGTACTGGATCGCGTTGTGGCTGGTCATCGCCACCAGCGCCATGGCTGCCCCGCGTCAGCAAGGCACGCCAGGGCAATTTGATTTTTATGTGCTGTCGTTGTCATGGTCGCCGACGTTTTGCCTGACGCACCCCAACAACGAACAGTGCTCGGGCAAGGGCTACGGTTTTGTGCTGCACGGTTTGTGGCCGCAGTACGCGCGGGGCGGCTGGCCGGCGTCGTGTGATGCTCAGTCGCGCTTGTCGCCTGAGGCCCTGGACAAGGGCGCAGCGCTGTTCCCCACCCGTTCACTGCTCAAGCATGAATGGGCCAAGCACGGCACCTGCAGCGGACTTGAGCCGCTGGCATACCTTGAAAAAACTGATGCAGCGCTGGGGGCGGTGGTGATTCCGCAGCAGTTGCAGCCGTTCAACACGCCGCCGTCGCTGCCTGCGCGTGAGATCGAGGCGCTGTTTCGCCAGAGCAACCCGCGCATGGGCAACCACGGCCTGGCGGTGATCTGCAAAGGCAAAGTGTTGTCGGAGGTGCGCGTGTGCCTGACCAAAGACCTGGCCTTCGCCGGCTGCCCGCGCAGCGTGAAGACCCAGTGCCGCGAGGGCGATATCCGCATTCCCGCGCAGCGTTAA
- a CDS encoding TetR/AcrR family transcriptional regulator, which produces MPNPIPRRRDAAVSREAILLSARKVFAQSGYEAADLSEIAAGAGVTATLINRYFDSREQLFTEVLADCMVGPARVAPGTLSAHNLGRTLATALVSLTETGDLPLNGLLILLRSASSKRAAIIGRAELEKGPQATVAAALEGQHHEERAALIMALVSGFQVMRQTLEVSALVKADPQVLIDLLTPLFQQLVDGASTEALTP; this is translated from the coding sequence ATGCCCAACCCGATCCCAAGACGACGCGATGCCGCCGTCAGCCGCGAAGCGATTTTGTTGTCTGCGCGCAAGGTGTTTGCCCAATCGGGCTATGAAGCTGCCGACCTGAGTGAAATCGCCGCTGGCGCGGGGGTCACGGCCACGCTCATCAACCGCTACTTCGACTCAAGGGAGCAGCTGTTCACCGAAGTGCTCGCCGACTGCATGGTCGGCCCGGCGCGCGTAGCGCCAGGCACCCTCAGCGCGCACAATTTGGGACGCACCCTTGCCACGGCACTGGTCAGTCTCACCGAAACCGGCGATTTGCCGCTGAACGGTTTGCTGATCTTGCTGCGCTCGGCGTCGAGCAAACGCGCGGCAATCATCGGCCGCGCGGAACTTGAGAAAGGTCCCCAGGCAACCGTGGCGGCAGCGCTCGAGGGGCAGCACCACGAAGAACGCGCGGCGCTGATCATGGCGCTGGTATCGGGCTTCCAGGTGATGCGCCAGACGCTGGAAGTGTCTGCGCTGGTCAAGGCCGATCCCCAGGTGTTGATCGACCTGCTGACGCCGCTGTTCCAGCAGTTGGTGGATGGCGCCAGCACCGAGGCCCTAACGCCTTAA
- a CDS encoding LysE family translocator translates to MSSIISMAAFALATSITPGPVNVVALSSGARFGFVASQKHVVGAAVGFTLLLVLIGLGLHEVLVRWPVLTQVIQWGGIAFLLYMAWKLATDNGQLDADGSATAPSMLYGAVMQWLNPKAWLACVAGMGLFAADGDAGQVWLFASLYLVICYLSVACWAYAGTFLRRYLSNPRGVRLFNRSMAALLVASVGYLLMA, encoded by the coding sequence ATGAGCTCTATCATTTCCATGGCCGCGTTCGCGTTGGCCACTTCCATCACGCCGGGACCGGTCAACGTGGTGGCGCTGAGTTCCGGCGCACGCTTCGGTTTTGTCGCCAGCCAGAAACACGTGGTCGGCGCCGCCGTGGGGTTTACCCTGTTGCTGGTGCTGATCGGCCTGGGCCTGCATGAGGTGCTGGTGCGCTGGCCCGTCCTGACCCAAGTGATCCAGTGGGGCGGGATCGCCTTTTTGCTGTATATGGCCTGGAAACTGGCGACGGACAACGGCCAGTTGGACGCTGATGGCAGTGCCACCGCGCCATCGATGCTCTACGGCGCCGTCATGCAGTGGCTCAACCCCAAGGCCTGGCTGGCCTGCGTGGCGGGGATGGGCTTATTTGCCGCCGATGGCGACGCGGGTCAAGTGTGGCTGTTTGCGAGCCTCTATCTGGTGATCTGCTACTTGTCGGTGGCCTGCTGGGCCTACGCCGGGACCTTTCTGCGACGCTACCTGAGCAACCCCCGGGGGGTGCGTCTGTTCAACCGCTCAATGGCCGCGTTGCTGGTGGCCAGTGTGGGTTATTTACTGATGGCTTGA
- a CDS encoding AraC family transcriptional regulator, which produces MTAATAPLFWRDPALAFIEARTIADGRKVTYTRHAHEHFSIGAITAGRSYYHYGTQTFEISAGTVVLMNPGDVHACNPIENAHWSYHMLYLDTPWLTDLQYQLGFSTDQGYRPFTTPHTRDPVLYRGLLQLYRLLVDERAELLQKQSALVSYFSGVQQRLNPSPAPLREVNHKLERAADYIHEHCTEALKLDDICLAAELSPSYLIRAFKQYYGLTPHAFLVNRRIQFARSQLRQGELIADVALAAGFADQAHFQRTFKHHFAATPGQYRDWLKPSVNNPHWPPATRPLSG; this is translated from the coding sequence ATGACCGCCGCGACCGCACCGCTGTTCTGGCGTGATCCTGCCCTGGCCTTTATCGAAGCCCGCACCATCGCCGACGGGCGCAAGGTCACGTACACCCGGCATGCCCACGAGCATTTTTCCATCGGGGCGATCACCGCCGGGCGCAGTTATTACCACTACGGTACGCAGACCTTTGAGATCAGCGCCGGCACCGTGGTGCTGATGAATCCTGGCGATGTGCATGCCTGCAACCCCATCGAAAATGCGCATTGGTCCTACCACATGCTCTACCTCGACACGCCCTGGCTGACCGACCTGCAGTACCAGTTGGGCTTCAGCACCGACCAGGGTTACCGGCCGTTCACTACCCCCCACACCCGCGACCCGGTGCTGTACCGTGGGTTGCTGCAGCTGTACCGGCTATTGGTGGATGAACGCGCCGAACTTCTGCAAAAACAAAGCGCACTGGTGAGTTATTTCAGTGGAGTGCAGCAGCGCCTCAACCCCTCGCCCGCGCCCCTGCGCGAGGTCAACCACAAGCTGGAACGGGCCGCCGACTACATCCACGAACACTGCACCGAGGCCCTGAAGCTGGATGACATTTGCCTGGCCGCAGAGCTGTCGCCGTCATATCTGATCCGCGCGTTCAAGCAGTATTACGGGCTAACGCCCCATGCCTTCCTGGTCAATCGGCGCATCCAGTTTGCCCGCAGCCAATTGCGCCAGGGCGAGCTGATCGCCGACGTGGCCCTGGCGGCCGGTTTCGCCGACCAGGCGCACTTCCAGCGCACCTTCAAACACCATTTCGCCGCCACGCCGGGGCAGTACCGCGATTGGCTCAAGCCATCAGTAAATAACCCACACTGGCCACCAGCAACGCGGCCATTGAGCGGTTGA
- a CDS encoding ABC transporter ATP-binding protein: protein MNQDNLIEIRDLSVEFVTGEHHHRVVNNVSFDIKRGETLALVGESGSGKSVTAHSILRLLPYPLARHPSGTIEYAGQDLLTLKEKNLRHIRGNRIAMIFQEPMTSLNPLHSIEKQINEVLGLHKGLTGKDATRRTLELLELVGIPEPHKRLKALPHELSGGQRQRVMIAMALANEPELLIADEPTTALDVTVQLKILELLKELQARLGMALLLISHDLNLVRRIAHRVCVMQQGCIVEQADCETLFQAPQHPYTQELLAAEPSGGPAGNPVGRPLLEVDDLKVWFPIKKGFLRSTVDYVKAVDGINFSLPQGQTLGIVGESGSGKSTLGLAILRLIASKGAIRFEGQQLDRLTQQQVRPLRREMQVVFQDPFGSLSPRMCVSEIVGEGLRIHKMGTPAEQEAAIIAALKEVGLDPESRHRYPHEFSGGQRQRIAIARALVLKPRLILLDEPTSALDRTVQRQVVELLRSLQAKYNLTYLFISHDLAVVKALSHQLMVVKHGQVVEQGDARQIFAAPQHAYTRQLLEAAFLVPA from the coding sequence ATGAATCAGGACAATCTGATCGAAATCCGCGACCTCAGCGTCGAGTTCGTCACCGGCGAGCATCACCACCGCGTGGTCAACAACGTCAGCTTCGATATCAAGCGCGGCGAAACCCTGGCCCTGGTTGGCGAAAGCGGTTCCGGCAAATCGGTGACTGCCCACTCGATCCTGCGCCTGCTGCCCTACCCGCTGGCGCGGCATCCGAGCGGCACCATTGAGTACGCCGGGCAAGACCTGCTGACTCTCAAGGAAAAAAACCTGCGTCATATTCGCGGTAACCGTATCGCGATGATCTTTCAGGAGCCGATGACCTCGTTGAACCCCCTGCACTCCATCGAGAAGCAGATCAACGAAGTGCTGGGTCTGCACAAGGGCCTCACCGGCAAGGACGCCACCCGGCGCACCCTGGAACTGCTCGAACTGGTCGGCATCCCCGAACCGCATAAACGCCTCAAGGCCCTGCCCCATGAGCTGTCCGGCGGCCAGCGCCAGCGGGTGATGATCGCCATGGCCCTGGCCAACGAGCCGGAGCTGTTGATCGCCGATGAACCGACCACCGCCCTCGACGTCACCGTGCAGTTGAAAATTCTGGAGCTGCTCAAGGAGCTTCAGGCACGCCTGGGCATGGCACTGCTGTTGATCAGCCATGACCTGAACCTGGTGCGACGCATCGCTCATCGGGTGTGCGTGATGCAGCAAGGCTGCATCGTCGAGCAGGCGGACTGTGAGACTTTGTTCCAGGCGCCGCAACACCCCTACACCCAGGAACTGTTGGCGGCCGAACCCAGCGGTGGCCCGGCCGGCAATCCGGTGGGACGGCCGCTGCTGGAGGTCGATGACCTGAAAGTGTGGTTCCCGATCAAGAAGGGCTTTTTGCGCAGCACCGTCGATTACGTCAAGGCGGTCGATGGCATCAATTTCAGCCTGCCCCAGGGCCAGACCCTGGGTATCGTCGGCGAAAGCGGCTCGGGCAAATCCACCCTGGGCCTGGCGATTTTGCGCCTGATTGCCAGCAAAGGCGCGATTCGCTTCGAAGGCCAGCAACTGGACCGCCTGACGCAGCAACAGGTACGCCCCCTGCGCCGGGAAATGCAGGTGGTGTTCCAGGACCCCTTCGGCAGCCTCAGCCCGCGCATGTGCGTCAGCGAGATCGTCGGCGAAGGCCTGCGCATCCACAAGATGGGCACCCCGGCCGAGCAGGAAGCGGCGATCATCGCCGCGCTCAAGGAAGTGGGGTTGGACCCCGAGTCCCGCCATCGCTACCCCCACGAGTTCTCGGGCGGTCAGCGCCAGCGCATCGCCATCGCCCGCGCCCTGGTCCTCAAGCCACGCCTGATCCTGCTCGATGAACCCACCTCGGCACTGGACCGCACGGTGCAACGCCAGGTCGTGGAATTGCTGCGCAGCCTGCAGGCCAAATACAACCTGACCTACCTGTTTATCAGCCATGACCTCGCGGTAGTGAAGGCATTGAGTCACCAACTGATGGTGGTCAAGCACGGGCAAGTGGTGGAACAAGGCGATGCACGGCAGATTTTTGCCGCGCCACAGCACGCCTACACCCGCCAGTTGCTGGAGGCCGCTTTCCTGGTGCCGGCTTAG
- a CDS encoding ABC transporter permease codes for MNLSPLNRRRFERFKANKRGWWSLWLFLVLFVLSLGAELIANDKPLAVHYDGGWYFPALKRYPETTFGGEFPLEANYKSPYIRELLKAKDAWTLWAPIPFSYQSINYDLKLPAPAPPSSVNLLGTDDQGRDVLARVIYGFRVSVLFALTLTVLSSIIGVIAGALQGFYGGWVDLAGQRFLEIWSGLPVLYLLIILASFVQPNFWWLLGIMLLFSWMSLVDVVRAEFLRGRNLEYVRAARALGMQNGAIMFRHILPNAMVSTMTFMPFILTGAIGTLTALDFLGFGLPAGSPSLGELVAQGKSNLQAPWLGMSAFAVLAIMLSLLVFIGESARDAFDPRK; via the coding sequence ATGAACCTGTCCCCCCTCAATCGCCGCCGATTCGAGCGGTTCAAGGCGAACAAGCGTGGCTGGTGGTCGCTGTGGCTGTTCCTGGTGCTGTTTGTACTGAGCCTGGGCGCCGAGTTGATCGCCAACGACAAACCGCTGGCGGTGCACTACGACGGCGGCTGGTATTTCCCGGCGCTCAAGCGCTACCCGGAAACCACCTTTGGCGGCGAGTTCCCCCTGGAGGCCAACTACAAAAGTCCGTACATCCGTGAGCTGCTCAAGGCCAAAGACGCCTGGACGTTATGGGCGCCGATCCCGTTCAGCTACCAGAGCATCAACTACGACCTGAAACTGCCGGCCCCCGCGCCGCCGTCTTCGGTGAACCTGCTGGGCACCGACGACCAGGGCCGCGATGTGCTCGCGCGGGTCATCTACGGGTTTCGTGTGTCGGTGTTGTTTGCCCTGACGCTGACCGTGCTCAGTTCGATCATCGGCGTGATCGCCGGGGCCCTGCAGGGCTTCTATGGCGGCTGGGTCGATTTGGCCGGGCAACGCTTCCTGGAGATCTGGTCCGGGTTGCCGGTGCTGTACCTGCTGATCATTCTCGCCAGCTTCGTGCAGCCCAATTTCTGGTGGCTGCTGGGAATCATGCTGCTGTTCTCGTGGATGAGCCTGGTGGACGTGGTGCGCGCCGAGTTCCTGCGTGGGCGCAACCTCGAATACGTGCGTGCGGCCAGGGCCCTGGGGATGCAGAACGGCGCGATCATGTTCCGGCATATCCTGCCTAACGCGATGGTCTCGACCATGACCTTCATGCCGTTCATTCTCACCGGCGCCATCGGCACCCTCACCGCCCTGGACTTCTTAGGCTTCGGCCTGCCGGCGGGTTCACCGTCGCTGGGCGAGCTGGTGGCCCAGGGCAAGTCCAACCTGCAAGCACCGTGGCTGGGCATGAGTGCCTTTGCCGTGCTGGCGATCATGTTGAGTTTGCTGGTGTTTATCGGCGAGTCCGCTCGCGATGCCTTCGACCCGAGGAAATGA
- a CDS encoding microcin C ABC transporter permease YejB has translation MLAYIVRRLLLIIPTLFGILLINFIIIQAAPGGPVEQMIAKLEGFDGATSRIAGGGAEVAVAGSSYRGAQGLDPALIKEIEKMYGFDKSAPERLWIMVKNYARLDFGDSFFRDAKVIDLIKEKMPVSISLGLWSTLIMYLVSIPLGIAKATRHGSHFDVWTSSAIIVGYAIPAFLFAILLIVVFAGGSYFDWFPLRGLTSNNFDELSWGGKILDYFWHLALPITALVIGNFATMTLLTKNSFLDEINKQYVVTAKAKGLTNHRVLYGHVFRNAMLLVIAGFPSAFIGIFFTGSLLVEVIFSLDGLGLMSFEAAINRDYPVVFGTLFIFTLLGLIVKLIGDLTYTLVDPRIDFASREH, from the coding sequence ATGCTGGCCTATATTGTTCGCCGTCTGTTGCTGATCATCCCCACCCTGTTCGGGATTTTGCTGATCAATTTCATCATCATCCAGGCCGCCCCCGGTGGGCCCGTGGAGCAGATGATCGCCAAGCTCGAAGGCTTTGACGGCGCCACCAGCCGCATTGCCGGCGGCGGTGCCGAAGTGGCGGTGGCCGGCTCCAGCTACCGCGGCGCCCAGGGCCTGGACCCGGCGCTGATCAAGGAAATCGAAAAGATGTACGGCTTCGACAAATCAGCGCCGGAACGCCTGTGGATCATGGTCAAGAACTACGCCCGGCTGGATTTTGGCGACAGTTTTTTCCGTGACGCCAAGGTCATCGACCTGATCAAGGAGAAAATGCCGGTGTCCATCTCCCTCGGGTTATGGAGCACGCTGATCATGTACCTGGTGTCGATCCCGCTGGGCATCGCCAAGGCCACGCGCCACGGCAGCCACTTCGATGTGTGGACCAGCTCGGCGATCATCGTCGGCTATGCGATCCCGGCCTTTCTGTTCGCCATCCTGCTGATCGTGGTGTTTGCCGGCGGCAGTTATTTCGACTGGTTCCCGTTGCGCGGGCTCACCTCCAACAACTTCGACGAGTTGAGCTGGGGCGGCAAGATCCTCGACTACTTCTGGCACTTGGCGCTGCCGATCACCGCGCTGGTGATCGGTAACTTCGCCACCATGACCCTGCTCACCAAAAACAGCTTTCTCGATGAGATCAACAAACAGTACGTGGTCACCGCCAAGGCCAAGGGCCTGACCAACCACCGCGTGCTCTACGGTCATGTGTTCCGTAACGCCATGCTGCTGGTGATCGCCGGCTTCCCATCGGCCTTCATCGGCATCTTCTTCACCGGCTCGTTGCTGGTGGAAGTGATTTTCTCCCTTGATGGCCTGGGCCTGATGAGCTTTGAAGCGGCGATCAACCGCGACTACCCGGTGGTGTTCGGTACGCTGTTTATCTTCACCCTGCTGGGGCTGATCGTAAAACTGATCGGTGACCTCACCTACACCCTGGTCGATCCGCGGATCGACTTCGCCAGCCGGGAGCATTGA